From Gemmatimonadaceae bacterium, the proteins below share one genomic window:
- a CDS encoding ABC transporter permease: MESVLAPFLEAAVRTATPLAFAALGELLAERSGVINLGLEGTIIAGCLGAAVAASSGGVALGFVGAAAAGLAMALLFALFVVHWRTDQIITGTAFTLLGLGVTGTVHRMWPSIAGEGLSLPTLAPQPLGPLAQLPLVGPALFRQPLPTYALYLLIPTIAFWMARSHAGLALRAVGEAPEAARSAGVSVRKVRWAALAASGVLGGLCGATLVLAQVGAFTEGMSAGRGFIAIAIVVLGRWTVWGTAAAAAVFGAAFALQYLAQSLGLGLPYQIFLALPYVLTLVLLAAMRGRSRAPEHLAR; the protein is encoded by the coding sequence ATGGAGTCGGTCCTCGCGCCCTTCCTCGAAGCCGCGGTGCGTACCGCGACGCCGCTTGCGTTTGCGGCGCTTGGCGAGCTCTTGGCGGAACGCAGTGGCGTCATCAACCTCGGGCTCGAAGGCACGATCATCGCGGGCTGCCTCGGTGCAGCGGTCGCAGCATCGTCTGGTGGAGTTGCGCTTGGATTTGTTGGCGCGGCCGCGGCGGGCCTCGCGATGGCACTGCTGTTCGCGCTGTTCGTCGTGCACTGGCGCACCGACCAGATCATCACCGGAACAGCGTTCACTTTGCTGGGGCTTGGTGTCACCGGCACGGTGCATCGGATGTGGCCCAGCATTGCCGGCGAAGGGCTCTCGCTGCCGACGCTGGCACCACAGCCACTGGGTCCGCTGGCGCAGCTGCCGCTCGTTGGCCCGGCGTTGTTCCGGCAACCACTGCCGACGTACGCCCTCTATCTGCTCATTCCCACCATTGCGTTCTGGATGGCACGCAGTCACGCCGGGCTGGCGCTGCGCGCCGTCGGGGAAGCGCCAGAGGCGGCGCGGTCAGCCGGCGTGTCCGTGCGGAAAGTCCGATGGGCAGCGCTCGCCGCGAGCGGCGTGCTCGGAGGACTCTGCGGCGCCACGCTCGTGCTCGCGCAGGTCGGGGCCTTCACGGAAGGCATGAGTGCCGGCCGCGGATTCATCGCGATTGCCATCGTCGTGCTTGGACGCTGGACGGTGTGGGGCACCGCCGCCGCTGCGGCTGTCTTCGGTGCGGCGTTCGCCCTCCAGTATCTCGCGCAGTCCTTGGGCCTTGGGCTGCCGTACCAGATCTTCCTGGCGCTGCCGTACGTGCTGACCCTTGTGCTGTTGGCCGCGATGCGCGGCCGCAGCCGCGCACCGGAGCATCTCGCGCGCTAG
- a CDS encoding polymer-forming cytoskeletal protein, translating to MFNKESSDARRSGKTAAGETTLTIVAAGTVIAGDISCPGALKVEGQIDGAVLKARQVMLAREGSIRGDVTADEVVVGGVIDGNVSATDRLELQTTAVINGDIATKSIVVMEGARINGGVRMTELALVGRAGDGREGPDHRESRSAR from the coding sequence ATGTTCAACAAGGAATCCTCGGACGCGCGACGCAGCGGCAAGACCGCCGCCGGCGAGACCACGCTGACCATCGTCGCCGCCGGTACGGTCATCGCCGGTGACATCAGCTGCCCCGGTGCGCTCAAGGTCGAAGGTCAGATCGACGGGGCGGTACTGAAGGCCCGCCAGGTGATGCTGGCGCGCGAAGGCTCCATTCGCGGCGACGTCACGGCCGACGAAGTCGTCGTTGGCGGCGTGATCGATGGAAACGTCTCTGCCACAGATCGCCTCGAGTTACAGACCACCGCGGTGATCAATGGAGACATCGCCACCAAGTCGATCGTGGTGATGGAAGGCGCCCGCATCAACGGCGGCGTGCGAATGACCGAGCTGGCCTTGGTCGGGCGCGCCGGCGACGGTCGCGAGGGCCCGGACCACCGCGAAAGCCGGTCGGCGCGATAA
- a CDS encoding ParA family protein → MARIIAIANQKGGVGKTTTAVNLAASLAAAEQRTLLVDGDPQGNASSGIGIAREDIKETVYDALLGAGSTGAAIHRHVQFKHLDVLPATPDLAGAEIELVDQDERELAMRRALESVKDQYDFILIDCPPSLGLITINMLAAADALLIPLQCEYYALEGLSQLLNTVHLVQQGVNPSLGIDGVLLTMFDARLNLSRQVAADAREYFGSKVFESVIPRNVRLAEAPSFGKPIILYDVASVGAQAYMGVAKELLDKFR, encoded by the coding sequence GTGGCCAGAATCATCGCAATCGCCAACCAGAAGGGTGGCGTTGGAAAGACAACAACCGCCGTGAACCTGGCGGCATCGCTGGCCGCCGCAGAGCAGCGCACGCTGCTGGTGGACGGCGATCCGCAAGGAAACGCGTCGAGCGGCATCGGCATCGCACGCGAGGACATCAAGGAGACGGTCTATGACGCACTCCTCGGTGCTGGCAGCACGGGGGCGGCAATCCACCGCCACGTGCAGTTCAAGCACCTCGACGTGCTTCCTGCGACTCCAGATCTTGCCGGAGCCGAGATCGAGCTCGTGGACCAGGACGAGCGCGAGCTCGCAATGCGACGCGCTCTCGAGTCAGTCAAGGATCAGTACGACTTCATTCTGATTGACTGCCCTCCATCGCTCGGTCTCATCACGATCAACATGCTGGCCGCTGCGGATGCGCTGCTGATTCCCCTTCAGTGCGAATACTACGCGCTTGAGGGGCTGTCCCAGCTTCTCAATACCGTACATCTCGTACAACAGGGTGTGAATCCGTCACTCGGCATCGATGGCGTGCTACTCACGATGTTTGATGCACGCCTGAACCTCTCGCGCCAAGTCGCGGCAGACGCGAGAGAGTACTTCGGATCGAAGGTCTTCGAGTCTGTCATCCCAAGAAACGTCAGACTTGCTGAGGCGCCGTCGTTCGGGAAACCCATCATCTTGTACGACGTCGCGTCCGTTGGCGCGCAGGCGTATATGGGAGTCGCGAAGGAGCTTCTTGACAAGTTTCGCTAA
- a CDS encoding SIMPL domain-containing protein (The SIMPL domain is named for its presence in mouse protein SIMPL (signalling molecule that associates with mouse pelle-like kinase). Bacterial member BP26, from Brucella, was shown to assemble into a channel-like structure, while YggE from E. coli has been associated with resistance to oxidative stress.): MRRAFFRLLLGLIAAAPVVSAQAGGVQPPQIVVTATDEVEVAPDRARLLVSIETRGRTPQLATGDNAKIATDVLAALRRAGIAAEQIRTQGLVVSPEYQYPREGGRPTVTGYQGRNSISVEVRDLARLSSAFDAAIAAGATRVEGPSFFLANPDSARRVALAAAVRRARADAEVMALAAAVQLGGTLELTTSSFEGQPMFRAAPMAMVGADRSEATPVSAGLITVRVDVTMRLAIVPRP, translated from the coding sequence ATGCGGAGAGCTTTTTTCCGTCTGTTGCTCGGACTCATCGCGGCGGCGCCGGTGGTATCGGCCCAGGCGGGAGGCGTGCAGCCGCCTCAGATTGTCGTGACGGCGACGGACGAGGTTGAGGTGGCGCCTGATCGGGCACGACTGCTCGTCAGCATCGAGACGCGTGGCCGGACGCCACAGCTTGCCACGGGAGACAACGCGAAGATCGCGACGGATGTACTCGCTGCGCTACGACGTGCCGGAATTGCTGCTGAGCAGATCCGAACACAGGGGTTGGTGGTGTCCCCTGAGTACCAGTATCCCAGGGAGGGGGGACGCCCTACCGTCACGGGCTATCAGGGCCGGAATTCGATTTCGGTCGAGGTCCGCGACCTCGCGCGCCTCAGCAGTGCGTTTGATGCGGCGATTGCCGCGGGCGCGACGCGTGTCGAGGGGCCAAGCTTCTTTCTCGCGAATCCGGATTCCGCGCGCCGCGTGGCACTCGCCGCGGCGGTCCGGCGCGCACGGGCGGACGCCGAGGTTATGGCTCTGGCGGCCGCGGTCCAGTTGGGAGGCACACTGGAGCTGACGACGTCCTCGTTCGAGGGTCAGCCGATGTTTCGGGCGGCGCCGATGGCGATGGTAGGAGCGGATCGAAGTGAGGCCACGCCTGTGAGCGCCGGCCTCATCACCGTGCGAGTGGATGTCACGATGCGATTGGCAATCGTCCCGCGACCGTAG
- a CDS encoding Nif3-like dinuclear metal center hexameric protein has protein sequence MPTISDIAAFLDAELCVASTPDYPPALNGVQVGHCGPVRKVAAAVDASLRSITMAAEAGANLLLVHHGLFWNGLRPVTGPAEQRMRALFEHDIAVYSAHLPLDAHETLGNSALLARELGLVRSAPFARYQHIHCGVRGESDEDTTGLVARVTEWARPHGHHCVASAIPAGHRTRRWAICSGSGAQVETLREAYETGVDTLIVGEGPHWSAVDAPERGLVIIYAGHYATETLGVRAVAALLEERFGLPWTFLHAPTGL, from the coding sequence ATGCCGACCATTTCCGACATCGCCGCGTTCCTGGACGCCGAGCTGTGCGTTGCGTCCACACCGGACTACCCACCCGCCCTGAACGGCGTGCAGGTCGGACACTGCGGGCCCGTGCGCAAGGTCGCGGCAGCCGTGGACGCATCCCTGCGCAGCATCACAATGGCCGCAGAGGCTGGCGCGAACCTCCTGCTCGTGCATCACGGGCTGTTCTGGAATGGACTGCGCCCGGTCACGGGGCCTGCGGAGCAACGGATGCGCGCCCTGTTTGAGCACGACATCGCCGTGTACTCGGCGCATCTGCCGCTCGACGCGCACGAGACTCTTGGTAACTCCGCGCTGCTGGCGCGGGAGCTCGGGCTGGTGCGCAGCGCGCCCTTCGCACGCTACCAGCACATCCACTGCGGCGTGCGTGGCGAGAGCGACGAGGACACCACTGGCCTGGTCGCTCGGGTGACCGAGTGGGCCCGCCCCCACGGCCACCACTGCGTCGCCTCGGCGATCCCTGCCGGCCACCGCACGCGTCGCTGGGCGATTTGCTCTGGCTCGGGCGCGCAGGTTGAGACGCTTCGCGAGGCGTATGAGACGGGCGTCGACACGCTGATCGTCGGCGAGGGTCCGCACTGGAGCGCGGTCGACGCGCCCGAACGCGGCCTGGTGATCATCTACGCCGGCCACTACGCGACAGAGACGCTCGGTGTGCGCGCCGTGGCGGCTCTGCTTGAAGAGCGATTCGGCTTGCCATGGACCTTCCTCCACGCACCGACGGGACTGTGA
- a CDS encoding ATP-binding cassette domain-containing protein — MSDATALSLRAVEKRFGATIALDGATIVVRPGSIHALLGENGAGKSTLMRIAYGLEQADAGVVELDGRTQRFASPREARAAGLGMVQQHFSLVPAFTVAENVALGGYGRFSGTEARARALRIAEETGLDVNPDALVRELPVSAQQRAELVRALAEEPSVLVLDEPTAVLTPTESEELYSWMRRFAARGGSVVLITHRLREALGVADDVTVLRRGRSVLRGSCAQLSEAELVEAVVGDYRREAGAVTSVAPGNADVVFALEDASFRDARGVQRLAPTNLVVRAGEILGVLGVDGSGQAEMLRLLAGRLAASSGRVRRPARVGFIPGDRLRDGVIPTMSVAENHALAGAAERRGRIDWSAVRRETQALLDDFDVRAEGPTARLATLSGGNQQRFVVGRERRFAPQALVAEQPTRGLDVRATARVHAEIRSAAAEGSAVVLHSADLEEVLALSTRVVACFGGTVREVAAPADPTDRRPYARALLGAS, encoded by the coding sequence GTGAGCGACGCGACCGCGCTCTCGCTGCGCGCGGTCGAGAAGCGCTTCGGCGCGACCATCGCCCTCGACGGCGCAACCATCGTTGTGCGGCCAGGCAGCATCCACGCCCTGCTCGGGGAGAATGGCGCGGGGAAATCCACGCTGATGCGCATCGCCTATGGCCTTGAGCAGGCCGACGCCGGCGTCGTCGAGTTGGATGGTCGGACGCAGCGATTTGCCTCGCCGCGAGAGGCCCGCGCCGCGGGGCTGGGGATGGTCCAACAGCATTTCAGCCTCGTCCCCGCCTTCACGGTGGCGGAGAATGTCGCGCTCGGCGGATACGGCCGTTTCAGCGGGACCGAAGCCCGCGCGCGCGCGCTCCGCATTGCCGAGGAGACGGGACTCGACGTGAACCCCGATGCTCTCGTGCGCGAGCTTCCCGTCTCCGCGCAGCAGCGGGCCGAGCTTGTGCGCGCCTTGGCTGAAGAGCCAAGCGTGTTGGTGCTTGACGAACCCACGGCCGTGCTTACGCCGACCGAGAGCGAGGAGCTGTACAGCTGGATGCGTCGGTTCGCAGCTCGCGGGGGCAGCGTCGTCTTGATCACACACCGGTTGCGCGAGGCGCTCGGGGTCGCGGACGACGTCACCGTGCTACGGCGTGGCCGAAGCGTACTTCGCGGCAGCTGTGCCCAGCTCAGTGAAGCGGAGTTGGTGGAGGCGGTCGTTGGCGATTACCGTCGCGAGGCGGGTGCGGTGACATCCGTTGCACCCGGAAACGCAGACGTGGTATTTGCGCTGGAGGACGCTTCGTTCCGAGATGCGCGCGGAGTCCAGAGGCTAGCTCCGACCAACTTGGTAGTTCGCGCCGGAGAAATCCTTGGCGTACTGGGTGTGGATGGATCCGGGCAGGCCGAGATGCTTCGGCTACTGGCAGGCAGGCTCGCCGCGTCCTCCGGCCGCGTGCGTCGCCCGGCACGCGTCGGATTCATTCCCGGAGACAGACTCCGCGACGGCGTCATTCCGACGATGAGTGTGGCCGAGAACCACGCGCTCGCGGGAGCCGCTGAACGACGCGGTCGAATCGATTGGTCCGCAGTGCGGCGCGAGACGCAGGCGCTGCTCGACGACTTCGATGTCCGCGCTGAAGGGCCGACTGCCCGCCTCGCCACGCTGTCGGGAGGCAACCAGCAGAGGTTCGTCGTCGGGCGCGAGCGTCGTTTTGCGCCGCAGGCGCTCGTCGCCGAACAGCCGACGCGCGGGCTGGATGTCCGGGCAACGGCGCGCGTGCACGCCGAGATACGCAGCGCGGCGGCCGAAGGAAGTGCCGTGGTCCTGCACTCGGCTGACCTTGAGGAAGTGCTCGCGCTGTCCACGCGCGTCGTCGCATGCTTTGGTGGAACGGTGCGAGAGGTCGCAGCCCCCGCGGATCCGACGGACCGGCGTCCGTACGCACGCGCGCTATTGGGGGCGAGCTAG
- a CDS encoding ParB/RepB/Spo0J family partition protein encodes MVGCVAVRCCPSTSYNNSVVEEFMNTEKGRRLGRGLEALIAKAPTRNAAADSTSRPGSSAAAGLESESSSPYRALRVAQIRPNPLQPRKEFREEELADLESSLRVSGLLQPITVRPAPKGDGYELIAGERRFRAAQRLGWTEIPAVIRDVDDKLLLSLAMVENLQRADLNPIEEAEGYELLIRDFSLTQQEVADVVGKDRSTVANTLRLLALPASVRRLVWDGALTVGHARALLGLGDPSRIADLARETIAEGLSVRDVERRVREDGKSRKRSGSPPPADARSAELRRLEERLRQRLGTDARIVQAGKTDKGELRIPFYSVEDFERLLELVLGPESEA; translated from the coding sequence GTGGTCGGTTGTGTAGCGGTAAGATGTTGCCCGTCAACGAGTTACAATAATTCCGTGGTAGAAGAATTTATGAACACAGAAAAGGGACGCAGGTTGGGCCGTGGTCTAGAGGCGCTAATTGCCAAGGCGCCCACCAGAAACGCGGCCGCCGACTCAACATCGCGCCCTGGCTCCTCAGCCGCTGCCGGCTTGGAGTCGGAATCGTCGTCCCCGTACCGAGCGCTACGTGTCGCGCAAATCAGGCCGAACCCACTGCAGCCTCGCAAGGAGTTTCGCGAAGAGGAGCTCGCAGACCTCGAGTCCTCTCTCCGCGTGTCCGGCCTGCTTCAGCCCATCACGGTGCGCCCGGCGCCAAAGGGTGACGGATACGAGCTCATAGCGGGTGAGCGGCGGTTTCGCGCCGCCCAGCGGCTCGGTTGGACCGAGATCCCTGCGGTCATCCGCGATGTCGACGACAAGTTGCTGTTGTCGCTGGCGATGGTCGAGAACCTACAGCGCGCCGATCTGAATCCCATCGAAGAAGCCGAGGGATACGAACTGCTGATCCGCGACTTCTCGCTCACGCAGCAAGAAGTCGCGGATGTCGTGGGCAAGGATCGCTCGACGGTCGCCAACACACTCCGGCTGCTGGCGCTTCCCGCCTCGGTACGGCGACTGGTGTGGGATGGGGCGCTGACAGTCGGGCACGCGCGCGCCCTGCTTGGCCTGGGTGACCCTTCGCGCATTGCTGATCTTGCGCGCGAGACAATTGCCGAAGGGCTGTCCGTGCGCGACGTCGAGCGGCGGGTGCGCGAGGATGGCAAGTCGAGAAAGCGCAGCGGCAGCCCGCCACCGGCCGATGCCCGCAGCGCTGAGCTGCGCCGTCTCGAGGAAAGGCTCCGCCAGCGACTCGGAACTGACGCGCGCATCGTGCAGGCAGGCAAGACAGACAAGGGTGAGTTGCGAATCCCCTTCTATAGCGTCGAGGATTTTGAACGCCTGCTCGAACTTGTCCTAGGCCCGGAGTCCGAGGCGTGA
- a CDS encoding ABC transporter permease, translating into MDALLAFWDGAFGSSFALWSATFVRATPLLFVGLAVALAFRAGVLNIGAEGQLLIGALAASVVALSLGTAGRLVVLPSLLAAGALGGAFWAAIAALLRRRFGVLEVISTIMLNFVAAAVLSWAVRGPLQEPTRVYPQSLTFAEAARLPFLIPGQRLHFGFVLALLAAAALWFVLARTAVGFRLRAVGASPSAAASAGGVDAERLAARAFVVSGALAGLAGASQVAGVTWALYEGISPGHGYTAIAVALLARLDPRWVVASALFFGALEAGGAAMQREAGIPLVAVQVVTAVVLLAVLAADRWRRGKFMPGLEGDGA; encoded by the coding sequence GTGGACGCCCTGCTGGCCTTCTGGGACGGTGCCTTTGGATCCAGCTTTGCGCTCTGGTCGGCGACCTTCGTGCGCGCCACGCCGCTGCTCTTCGTGGGACTTGCGGTGGCGTTGGCATTCCGCGCCGGCGTGTTGAACATCGGAGCTGAGGGCCAGCTGCTGATCGGTGCGCTGGCGGCGAGTGTCGTCGCACTCTCACTCGGTACGGCGGGCAGGTTGGTGGTGCTGCCTTCATTGCTGGCGGCGGGCGCGCTGGGCGGGGCGTTCTGGGCTGCAATCGCCGCGCTTTTGCGGCGTCGGTTCGGGGTGCTCGAGGTCATCAGCACCATCATGCTCAACTTCGTCGCTGCCGCGGTGCTGTCGTGGGCGGTTCGCGGACCCTTGCAGGAGCCAACGCGTGTGTATCCGCAGTCGCTCACGTTTGCCGAGGCTGCGCGCCTTCCCTTCCTGATTCCCGGGCAGCGCCTCCATTTCGGATTTGTCCTCGCCCTCCTCGCCGCCGCTGCTCTCTGGTTCGTCCTGGCACGCACGGCGGTCGGATTCCGTCTGCGCGCGGTCGGGGCAAGTCCCAGCGCCGCGGCCAGCGCCGGTGGAGTGGACGCCGAGCGCCTCGCGGCGCGGGCCTTCGTGGTCAGTGGCGCACTCGCGGGACTCGCCGGCGCATCGCAGGTCGCAGGAGTGACCTGGGCTCTCTACGAAGGGATTTCACCCGGGCACGGCTACACGGCCATCGCGGTCGCGTTGTTGGCGCGTCTTGACCCCCGCTGGGTGGTTGCAAGCGCGCTCTTCTTCGGTGCACTCGAGGCGGGCGGCGCCGCGATGCAGCGCGAAGCGGGCATTCCGTTGGTCGCCGTCCAGGTGGTGACTGCGGTCGTCCTGCTCGCGGTGTTGGCGGCGGATCGTTGGCGGCGCGGCAAGTTCATGCCAGGCTTGGAAGGGGACGGCGCGTAA
- the mnmG gene encoding tRNA uridine-5-carboxymethylaminomethyl(34) synthesis enzyme MnmG, giving the protein MPSQAHDTDVIVIGGGHAGCEAATAAARRGARVVLLTTSLETIGQLSCNPAMGGIAKGTVIREIDALGGVMAQATDLATIQFRMLNRGKGPAVWAPRSQADRGLYRRAMRRLLEQVPRLRLVQGSAARLLLGAGGEMAGVETTEGTRISARAVVITTGTFLRGRIHIGTTHAVSGGRAGEAATTVLAEQFAELGVETARFKTGTPPRIDGRSVDYAQLERQDSEVELFDFSWSARWDRPRRDGSHTRHPAQLPCWITYAEEAAKAVVRERLEDSAMYGGAIGTRGPRYCPSIEDKIVRFPDAERHQVFLEPEGLDTPELYVNGLSTSLPVDAQLAMLRRVPGLEAVEMTRAGYAIEYDFVPPTQLDRRLAVRTVPGLFLAGQINGTTGYEEAGGQGVVAGLNAGAYALDADPVVFGRETSYIGVLVDDLVTRGVDEPYRLFTSRSEFRLTVRQDNAVQRLAPTALDLDLFDGPERRVIERRLGDEARARALAESTSITPDQAADALLVAGERALAHAVPIIEVARRQKVSMRDLFAAAGVGGSLSPEAVLSADLEIKYAGYFRRERVAAERLQRMGAHRLPADAPYERLRSVSVEARQKLALRRPATLAEAASIPGVSPADLQNLVFELGQWSRD; this is encoded by the coding sequence ATGCCTTCGCAGGCGCACGACACAGACGTCATCGTCATCGGCGGTGGCCACGCGGGATGCGAGGCGGCCACGGCCGCGGCGCGCCGCGGGGCACGCGTCGTGCTCCTGACCACGTCGCTCGAGACCATCGGTCAGCTGAGCTGCAATCCGGCCATGGGCGGCATTGCCAAGGGCACGGTCATCCGCGAGATCGATGCGCTCGGCGGCGTGATGGCGCAGGCCACCGACCTGGCCACCATTCAGTTCCGGATGCTGAACCGCGGAAAGGGGCCGGCCGTGTGGGCACCGCGATCGCAGGCCGACCGCGGCCTGTATCGCCGCGCAATGCGACGGTTGCTGGAGCAGGTGCCGCGGCTCCGCCTCGTGCAGGGGAGCGCGGCGCGACTGCTTCTTGGCGCAGGCGGCGAGATGGCGGGTGTCGAGACTACCGAGGGTACGCGCATCTCCGCGCGCGCGGTTGTGATCACCACCGGCACCTTTTTGCGCGGGCGCATCCATATCGGGACGACCCACGCCGTCAGCGGCGGCCGCGCGGGCGAGGCGGCAACCACGGTACTGGCGGAGCAGTTCGCGGAGCTGGGCGTCGAGACCGCACGCTTCAAGACGGGGACTCCCCCACGCATCGACGGTCGCAGCGTGGACTACGCGCAGCTCGAACGGCAGGACAGTGAAGTCGAGCTGTTCGACTTCTCCTGGTCGGCACGCTGGGACCGCCCGCGGCGCGACGGGTCGCACACACGCCATCCGGCGCAGCTTCCCTGTTGGATTACCTACGCGGAGGAGGCCGCCAAGGCCGTGGTGCGTGAGCGCCTCGAGGACTCCGCGATGTATGGCGGTGCCATCGGCACACGCGGGCCTCGCTACTGCCCCAGCATCGAAGACAAGATCGTGCGCTTCCCGGACGCCGAGCGGCACCAAGTGTTCCTGGAGCCCGAGGGACTCGACACCCCGGAGCTCTATGTGAACGGGCTCTCGACGTCGCTGCCGGTCGACGCCCAGTTGGCGATGCTGCGGCGAGTGCCTGGCCTCGAGGCGGTCGAGATGACCCGGGCGGGCTACGCCATTGAGTACGACTTCGTCCCACCCACGCAGTTGGATCGCCGCCTCGCGGTTCGCACGGTGCCGGGCCTGTTCCTCGCGGGCCAGATCAATGGAACCACCGGCTACGAGGAGGCGGGCGGGCAAGGGGTCGTCGCCGGACTGAACGCCGGCGCCTACGCGCTAGACGCGGACCCTGTGGTGTTCGGTCGCGAGACGTCCTACATCGGCGTGCTCGTGGATGATCTGGTGACGCGGGGAGTCGACGAGCCATATCGGCTGTTCACGTCGCGTTCCGAGTTCCGGCTCACGGTGCGGCAGGACAATGCCGTCCAGCGGCTCGCACCGACCGCCCTCGACCTGGACCTGTTCGATGGGCCCGAGCGTCGAGTCATCGAGCGACGCCTTGGAGACGAGGCACGGGCGCGCGCGCTCGCGGAGTCTACCAGCATCACCCCCGACCAGGCCGCCGACGCGCTGCTGGTCGCGGGGGAGCGGGCCCTCGCGCACGCTGTGCCGATCATCGAGGTGGCCCGACGGCAAAAAGTCTCGATGCGCGACTTATTCGCTGCTGCGGGCGTGGGCGGCAGCCTTAGCCCCGAAGCCGTGCTCAGCGCCGACCTCGAGATCAAGTACGCGGGCTACTTCCGGCGCGAGCGCGTGGCCGCCGAACGCCTGCAGCGGATGGGCGCGCACCGGCTTCCCGCGGACGCGCCGTACGAGCGGCTGCGCTCCGTCAGCGTCGAGGCGCGGCAGAAGCTCGCGCTGCGCCGGCCCGCAACGCTCGCCGAGGCGGCCAGCATCCCTGGCGTGAGCCCGGCCGACCTCCAGAATCTCGTGTTCGAGCTGGGCCAGTGGTCTCGAGACTAG
- a CDS encoding BMP family protein yields MENSDLQVSLTRSFARAVIFFHSTLWALSACGSKDAKVQDPQDFRVALLTPGPISDQSWNAAAYEGLTAIRDSLSADIAHVQTRTPAEFEENFRQYAASGFHLVFGHGFEFQDAAQRVGPEYPTTTFVTTGGSGTGPNIAAISFAFDEPSYLAGVAAAAASRTGVIASIGGTELPPVRESFDAFAAGARAQNPDVVVLTAYLGNWEDAGAGKEQALAMLARRADVIFQNADAAGLGVFQAVRENGRAWIIGSNANQNDIAPSVTLGSVVIDIPRAFLLVGRDVKSGTFEPRVIRFRTASGVVQWVPNSAIDAVPEGARRAIDSLRSAFAAGQGPSLASAP; encoded by the coding sequence ATAGAAAACAGTGATTTACAAGTGAGTCTCACTCGCAGCTTCGCCCGAGCCGTCATATTTTTCCACAGCACGCTGTGGGCCCTCTCAGCATGCGGCTCCAAGGACGCGAAAGTCCAAGACCCACAAGACTTTCGGGTCGCACTGCTAACCCCCGGGCCCATCTCGGATCAGTCCTGGAACGCGGCCGCCTATGAAGGTCTGACCGCGATTCGCGACTCGCTCTCGGCAGACATCGCACACGTGCAGACCCGCACTCCTGCAGAGTTCGAAGAGAACTTCCGGCAGTACGCAGCCAGCGGCTTTCACTTGGTCTTTGGACACGGCTTTGAATTTCAGGATGCCGCGCAAAGGGTCGGCCCCGAGTATCCAACGACAACGTTCGTGACAACGGGGGGCTCTGGGACCGGGCCCAACATCGCGGCGATATCATTCGCCTTCGACGAGCCGTCCTATCTAGCGGGAGTCGCCGCGGCGGCGGCCTCACGCACGGGCGTGATTGCGAGCATCGGTGGCACCGAGTTGCCGCCGGTAAGAGAGAGTTTCGACGCGTTTGCGGCCGGTGCACGGGCCCAGAATCCCGACGTCGTCGTGTTGACCGCCTACCTCGGCAATTGGGAGGACGCAGGCGCCGGCAAGGAACAGGCGCTGGCCATGCTGGCGCGACGGGCCGACGTCATCTTCCAAAACGCCGACGCCGCCGGACTCGGGGTCTTTCAGGCGGTTCGGGAGAATGGGCGCGCCTGGATTATCGGTTCGAACGCCAATCAGAACGACATCGCCCCCAGCGTCACGCTCGGATCGGTCGTGATCGACATCCCGCGGGCGTTCCTCCTGGTGGGCCGCGACGTAAAGTCCGGCACCTTCGAGCCGCGCGTCATCCGCTTCCGGACCGCATCCGGCGTGGTGCAGTGGGTGCCGAACTCCGCGATTGATGCCGTGCCCGAGGGTGCGCGCCGCGCCATCGACAGCCTTCGCAGTGCGTTCGCTGCAGGGCAGGGGCCGTCGCTTGCGTCCGCCCCGTGA
- a CDS encoding prepilin-type N-terminal cleavage/methylation domain-containing protein produces MTRSARRGFTLIELLIVVVIIGILAAIAIPKFQNTKGKANAAALRSDLRSLATAQEAYFFEHSVYADDVSKLKIQTSPGVVLTIVDATGMGWAARVTHPQSYPLTCAMFAGTVGSPPIPATVDGLVACQ; encoded by the coding sequence ATGACCCGCAGCGCGCGCCGTGGATTCACGCTGATCGAGTTGCTCATCGTGGTCGTGATCATCGGGATTTTGGCAGCCATCGCCATCCCGAAGTTCCAGAACACGAAGGGCAAGGCGAACGCCGCGGCATTGCGCTCGGATCTCCGCAGCCTGGCCACGGCGCAGGAAGCCTATTTCTTCGAACACTCGGTCTACGCCGACGATGTCTCGAAGCTCAAGATCCAGACGTCGCCCGGTGTGGTGCTCACGATTGTCGACGCGACAGGCATGGGCTGGGCAGCGCGCGTGACGCACCCGCAGTCGTATCCACTCACCTGCGCGATGTTTGCGGGCACCGTCGGTTCCCCGCCCATCCCCGCGACCGTCGACGGCCTGGTTGCCTGCCAGTGA